A single Roseinatronobacter monicus DNA region contains:
- a CDS encoding NAD(P)-dependent oxidoreductase: MAKQQMLRFVDLEREMPEKRPPDLRSEDFGEIYAEYGEEKAADQAGRCSQCGVPYCQTHCPLHNNIPDWLMMTATGRLQEAYELSQATNTFPEICGRICPQDRLCEGNCVIEQAGHGTVTIGSVEKYITDTAWEKGWVKPIAPMSERGESVGIIGAGPGGLAAADMLRRAGIQVTVYDRYDRAGGLMTYGIPGFKLEKPIVMRRIDQLEQGGVDFVLNCNVGEDITFDAIRGKHDAVLIATGVYKARDLTAPNANAQGVVKALDFLTASNRKSFGDDVPEFDNGDLDARGKRVVVIGGGDTAMDCVRTAVRQGAKSVRCLYRRDRDNMPGSRRETQNAEEEGVEFVWLTAPSGFVTDDAGNLTGVRVQKMRLGQPDATGRRAPEVIEGADYTEESELAIMALGFEAEDLPGLWGVPELSVTRWGTIKAKFNTHETDLPGVWAVGDIVRGASLVVWAIRDGREAAESIMTYLSAPARVAAE, encoded by the coding sequence ATGGCTAAACAGCAAATGCTCCGTTTCGTGGATCTCGAGCGCGAGATGCCCGAAAAGCGTCCGCCGGATTTGCGGTCGGAAGATTTCGGTGAGATTTATGCCGAATACGGCGAAGAGAAAGCCGCAGATCAGGCGGGGCGTTGCAGCCAATGTGGCGTGCCGTATTGCCAGACCCATTGCCCGCTGCACAACAACATTCCCGACTGGTTGATGATGACGGCGACTGGCCGTCTGCAAGAAGCCTATGAATTAAGTCAGGCCACCAACACCTTTCCAGAGATATGCGGCCGCATCTGCCCGCAGGACCGCTTGTGCGAAGGCAATTGCGTGATCGAGCAGGCGGGTCATGGCACTGTGACCATCGGCTCAGTCGAGAAGTATATCACTGATACCGCTTGGGAAAAGGGTTGGGTCAAGCCGATTGCACCTATGTCCGAGCGTGGCGAGTCGGTCGGGATTATTGGTGCTGGCCCCGGCGGGTTGGCGGCGGCAGATATGCTGCGCCGTGCGGGCATTCAGGTTACAGTCTATGACCGCTATGATCGCGCAGGCGGACTGATGACCTATGGCATTCCCGGTTTTAAGCTGGAAAAGCCGATCGTGATGCGCCGGATCGACCAGTTGGAGCAGGGCGGCGTCGACTTCGTGCTGAATTGCAATGTAGGCGAGGATATCACCTTTGACGCCATTCGCGGCAAGCATGACGCTGTGCTGATCGCCACGGGCGTGTACAAGGCGCGCGACCTGACTGCCCCCAATGCCAATGCGCAGGGTGTGGTCAAGGCGCTGGATTTTCTGACCGCGTCCAACCGCAAGAGCTTTGGCGATGATGTGCCAGAATTCGACAATGGTGATCTGGATGCGCGCGGCAAGCGCGTGGTGGTTATCGGCGGCGGCGACACAGCAATGGATTGCGTGCGCACGGCTGTCCGGCAGGGCGCGAAATCTGTGCGCTGCCTGTATCGCCGCGACCGCGACAACATGCCCGGTTCGCGCCGCGAGACGCAGAATGCCGAAGAAGAAGGTGTGGAATTTGTCTGGCTTACGGCACCGTCAGGGTTTGTCACCGATGACGCGGGCAATCTGACCGGTGTGCGCGTGCAAAAAATGCGCCTTGGCCAGCCCGATGCAACAGGCCGCCGTGCGCCCGAAGTGATTGAGGGCGCGGATTACACCGAAGAATCTGAACTGGCGATTATGGCGCTGGGCTTCGAGGCCGAAGATTTGCCGGGCCTCTGGGGTGTACCGGAACTGTCGGTGACGCGTTGGGGCACGATCAAGGCCAAGTTCAACACGCATGAAACCGACCTGCCGGGTGTCTGGGCTGTGGGCGATATTGTGCGCGGTGCATCGTTGGTCGTCTGGGCGATCCGCGACGGACGCGAGGCGGCAGAGTCGATCATGACGTATCTTTCGGCCCCCGCACGGGTTGCGGCTGAATAA
- the gltB gene encoding glutamate synthase large subunit, producing MTNYDADWAANEEARRAYIAEHGLYKAEDEHSSCGVGLVVSLDGTPSRKVVENGIEALKAIWHRGAVDADGKTGDGAGIHVQIPVEFFYDKIRRTGHEPRMDQLIAVGQVFLPRTDFAAQERSRTIVETEVLRMGYSIYGWRHVPVDVMVLGEKANATRPEIEQILIRNSKETDEETFERELYVIRRRIEKAVTAAGIAGFYICSLSCRSIIYKGMMLAEQVAEFYPDLKDDRFESAFAIYHQRYSTNTFPQWWLAQPFRMLAHNGEINTLKGNLNWLKSHEIRMASSAFGEMAEDIKPIVASGASDSAALDSVFEVLVRAGRNAPMAKTMLVPEAWSKQAVEMPEAWRDMYSYCNSVMEPWDGPAALAMTDGRWVCAGLDRNGLRPMRYVVTGDGLLIAGSEAGMVVVDELSVREKGALGPGQMIAVDMKEGKLYHDTEIKNKLSKSQPFGEWNDKIVDLNEKLSDIPETRGMDPADLRRRQVAAGFTIEEIEQVLAPMAEDGKEMIASMGDDTPSAVLSKVYRPLSHFFRQNFSQVTNPAIDSLREFRVMSLNTRFGNLKNVLDEDSSQTEILVLESPFVANGEFDEMVREFGDQVAFIDCSFPAGGGDDALRDGLERIRSEAEDAVRSGAGHLVLTDEHQNADKVAMPMILATSAVHSWLTRKGLRTFCSLNVRSAECIDPHYFAVLIGSGATTVNAYLAQETIADRIDRDLIEGSLIDAMRRYRDAVNLGLLKIMSKMGISVISSYRGGLNFEAVGLSRALVAEYFPGMQSRISGIGLHGIQMKLEEVHAKGWRGGQDVLPIGGFYKARRSGEKHAWEATTMHLLQQACNTSSYALWKQYSAAMQANPPIHLRDLLDIKPLGKSIPIEEVESITAIRKRFVTPGMSLGALSPEAHMTLNIAMNRIGAKSDSGEGGEDPAHAHPLPNGDNPCAKIKQVASGRFGVTAEYLNACEELEIKVAQGAKPGEGGQLPGMKVTKLIARLRHSTPGVTLISPPPHHDIYSIEDLAQLIYDLKQINPRVKVTVKLVAQSGVGTIAAGVAKAKADIILISGHNGGTGASPGTSIKYAGLPWEMGLSEAHQVLAMNKLRERVTLRTDGGLRTGRDIVMAAMMGAEEYGIGTAALIAMGCIMVRQCQSNTCPVGVCTQDDALRAKFTGNADKVVNLITFYAQEVRETLASIGARSLDEVIGRADLLAQVSRGAAHLDDLDLNPLLLTVDGAENIRYDRNKARNAVPDTLDAEIIRDAARFFEDGEKMQLSYAVENTHRTVGTRASSHIVKRFGMRNKLQPDHLTVKLAGSAGQSLGAFAAPGLKIEVFGDANDYVGKGLSGGMIVVRPRMSSPLIARDNTIIGNTVLYGATNGHLFAAGRAGERFAVRNSGAKVVIEGCGSNGCEYMTGGVAVILGSIGANFGAGMTGGMAYLYDPEGLAEPLINMESLVTCPVSVPHWEDELKSLIEMHARETESQHALEILRNWDIEKVHFVQVCPKEMLIHLPYPISYESEAMPAE from the coding sequence ATGACAAACTATGATGCAGATTGGGCCGCAAACGAAGAAGCGCGCCGCGCCTACATAGCCGAGCATGGTCTTTACAAAGCAGAGGATGAGCATTCGTCCTGTGGTGTCGGGCTTGTTGTTTCGCTTGACGGGACACCCTCGCGCAAGGTGGTCGAGAACGGGATCGAAGCGCTGAAAGCGATCTGGCACCGGGGCGCTGTCGATGCAGATGGCAAGACCGGCGATGGCGCGGGCATTCACGTGCAGATCCCTGTCGAATTTTTCTATGACAAGATCCGCCGTACTGGCCACGAGCCGCGCATGGACCAGCTGATCGCGGTCGGACAAGTGTTTTTGCCGCGCACGGATTTTGCCGCGCAGGAACGTTCGCGCACGATCGTGGAAACCGAAGTGCTGCGTATGGGCTATTCGATCTATGGCTGGCGGCATGTGCCTGTAGATGTGATGGTTCTGGGCGAAAAGGCCAATGCCACCCGCCCCGAGATCGAACAGATCCTGATCCGCAACTCCAAGGAAACCGACGAGGAAACCTTCGAGCGGGAACTCTATGTTATCCGGCGGCGGATTGAGAAGGCAGTCACTGCGGCTGGTATCGCGGGTTTTTACATCTGTTCGCTGTCGTGCCGCTCGATCATCTATAAGGGCATGATGCTGGCCGAGCAGGTGGCCGAATTCTACCCCGACCTGAAGGATGACCGCTTCGAAAGCGCATTTGCGATCTACCACCAGCGCTATTCGACCAACACCTTCCCGCAGTGGTGGCTGGCGCAGCCCTTCCGCATGTTGGCCCATAATGGCGAAATCAATACGCTGAAAGGTAACCTGAACTGGCTGAAAAGCCACGAGATTCGCATGGCGTCATCGGCCTTTGGGGAAATGGCGGAAGACATTAAACCAATCGTGGCGTCTGGCGCGTCGGATTCAGCGGCACTGGACTCGGTGTTTGAAGTGCTGGTGCGCGCAGGGCGCAATGCGCCCATGGCCAAGACAATGCTGGTGCCCGAGGCGTGGTCAAAGCAAGCAGTCGAGATGCCCGAAGCCTGGCGCGACATGTATTCCTATTGCAACTCGGTGATGGAACCGTGGGACGGCCCTGCCGCGCTTGCCATGACTGATGGCCGCTGGGTTTGCGCTGGGCTTGACCGCAACGGGCTGCGGCCCATGCGCTATGTCGTCACCGGCGATGGCCTGCTGATTGCAGGTTCCGAGGCGGGTATGGTCGTGGTGGACGAGTTGTCTGTGCGCGAAAAAGGCGCTCTTGGGCCGGGTCAGATGATCGCGGTCGATATGAAAGAGGGCAAGCTGTACCACGATACCGAGATCAAAAACAAACTGTCGAAATCGCAGCCATTTGGCGAGTGGAACGACAAGATTGTCGATCTGAACGAAAAGCTAAGCGACATCCCCGAGACGCGCGGGATGGACCCCGCCGATCTGCGCCGCCGTCAGGTGGCCGCTGGCTTCACCATCGAGGAAATCGAGCAGGTTTTGGCCCCGATGGCCGAAGACGGCAAGGAAATGATCGCATCTATGGGCGATGACACCCCGTCAGCAGTGCTGTCGAAAGTGTATCGGCCATTGTCGCATTTCTTCCGTCAGAACTTCAGTCAGGTGACAAACCCGGCGATTGACAGCTTGCGCGAATTCCGGGTGATGAGCCTGAACACGCGGTTTGGCAACCTCAAGAATGTGTTGGACGAAGACAGCAGCCAGACCGAGATTCTGGTGTTGGAAAGCCCCTTTGTCGCCAATGGCGAATTTGACGAAATGGTCCGCGAATTTGGCGATCAGGTTGCATTTATTGACTGCTCCTTCCCTGCGGGCGGGGGCGATGATGCGTTGCGCGACGGGCTGGAGCGTATCCGCTCCGAGGCAGAAGACGCCGTGCGCTCTGGTGCCGGGCATCTGGTGCTGACGGATGAGCATCAGAATGCGGATAAGGTGGCCATGCCGATGATCCTTGCGACCAGCGCTGTGCACAGCTGGTTGACGCGCAAGGGGCTGCGGACCTTCTGCTCGCTCAATGTGCGGTCTGCCGAATGTATCGACCCGCATTACTTTGCTGTGCTGATCGGCAGCGGGGCCACGACAGTAAATGCTTACCTTGCGCAGGAAACCATTGCTGACCGGATCGACCGTGACCTGATCGAAGGCAGTCTGATCGACGCCATGCGCCGCTACCGCGATGCGGTCAATCTTGGGCTGTTAAAAATCATGTCCAAGATGGGGATCTCGGTCATTTCCTCTTATCGCGGCGGTCTGAATTTTGAGGCAGTGGGCCTGAGCCGCGCATTGGTGGCCGAATATTTCCCCGGTATGCAAAGCCGCATTTCGGGCATCGGCCTACACGGCATTCAGATGAAGCTGGAAGAAGTGCACGCCAAAGGCTGGCGCGGTGGGCAGGATGTCTTGCCGATTGGCGGGTTCTACAAGGCGCGCCGCTCGGGCGAGAAACACGCTTGGGAAGCCACGACCATGCATTTGTTGCAGCAGGCCTGCAACACGTCGAGCTATGCGCTGTGGAAGCAGTATTCCGCCGCCATGCAGGCCAACCCGCCGATTCATCTGCGCGATCTGCTGGACATCAAGCCCTTGGGCAAGTCCATCCCGATTGAAGAGGTTGAAAGCATCACGGCCATTCGCAAACGGTTCGTGACACCGGGCATGTCGCTGGGTGCCTTGTCACCCGAGGCGCATATGACGCTGAACATTGCCATGAACCGGATCGGCGCGAAGTCGGATTCGGGCGAGGGTGGCGAAGACCCGGCCCATGCACACCCGCTGCCCAATGGCGACAACCCTTGCGCCAAGATCAAGCAGGTGGCCTCTGGCCGTTTTGGTGTGACAGCCGAATACCTGAACGCCTGCGAAGAGCTGGAAATCAAGGTTGCCCAAGGGGCCAAGCCCGGCGAAGGCGGCCAGCTTCCGGGCATGAAAGTTACCAAGCTGATCGCGCGTCTGCGCCACTCCACCCCCGGTGTGACGCTGATTTCACCGCCGCCACACCATGACATTTACTCGATCGAGGATCTGGCGCAGCTGATTTATGATCTGAAACAGATCAATCCGCGCGTGAAAGTGACGGTCAAGCTGGTGGCGCAATCGGGCGTGGGCACGATTGCAGCAGGTGTTGCCAAGGCCAAGGCCGATATCATTCTGATTTCGGGCCATAATGGTGGCACCGGTGCCAGCCCCGGCACCTCGATCAAATATGCGGGCCTGCCATGGGAAATGGGTCTGTCTGAGGCACATCAGGTGCTTGCCATGAACAAGCTGCGCGAACGCGTGACGCTGCGCACGGATGGCGGGCTGCGCACGGGCCGCGACATTGTCATGGCGGCCATGATGGGGGCCGAGGAATATGGCATTGGCACTGCGGCGCTGATTGCGATGGGCTGCATCATGGTGCGTCAGTGCCAGTCAAACACCTGCCCAGTGGGTGTGTGCACCCAAGATGACGCTTTGCGCGCCAAATTCACGGGCAACGCAGACAAGGTGGTCAATCTGATTACCTTCTATGCGCAAGAAGTGCGCGAAACCCTTGCCAGTATTGGTGCCCGTTCACTGGATGAAGTGATTGGCCGTGCCGATCTGTTGGCGCAGGTCAGCCGTGGGGCGGCACATCTGGATGATCTGGACCTGAATCCGCTGCTGCTGACGGTCGATGGTGCGGAGAATATCCGCTATGATCGCAACAAGGCGCGCAATGCCGTGCCTGACACGCTGGATGCCGAAATCATCCGCGATGCTGCGCGTTTCTTCGAGGATGGCGAAAAGATGCAACTGTCCTACGCGGTGGAAAACACCCACCGCACCGTGGGCACGCGTGCATCCAGCCATATCGTCAAGCGGTTCGGTATGCGCAACAAGTTGCAGCCGGATCACCTGACAGTGAAGCTGGCGGGCAGTGCCGGTCAGTCGCTGGGCGCTTTCGCAGCGCCGGGGTTGAAGATCGAAGTGTTCGGCGATGCCAATGACTATGTGGGTAAAGGGCTGTCTGGTGGTATGATCGTCGTGCGCCCGCGCATGTCGTCGCCGCTGATCGCCCGCGACAACACGATCATCGGCAACACAGTGCTATATGGTGCGACCAACGGGCATTTGTTCGCGGCAGGGCGCGCGGGCGAACGGTTCGCGGTGCGCAACTCGGGCGCGAAGGTTGTGATCGAGGGGTGCGGTTCCAACGGGTGTGAATACATGACCGGCGGGGTTGCCGTGATCCTTGGCTCTATCGGGGCCAATTTCGGGGCGGGCATGACGGGGGGCATGGCATATCTCTATGATCCCGAAGGATTGGCAGAGCCGTTGATCAACATGGAATCGCTGGTCACCTGTCCGGTCAGTGTGCCGCATTGGGAAGATGAGCTGAAATCGCTGATCGAAATGCATGCACGCGAAACCGAATCGCAGCACGCGCTTGAAATCTTGCGCAACTGGGACATTGAGAAAGTGCATTTCGTGCAAGTTTGCCCGAAAGAGATGCTGATCCATCTGCCCTATCCGATCAGCTACGAGTCAGAGGCAATGCCTGCCGAATAA